The DNA region GGACTTTAGCCGACCTTCGGCGCTATCGGCATGGCCGGAAAACTCCTCACCAGCGCCTTCGTTCGATCCGTACGGAGCACGTGACACGGTGGATTACGCCGAACTCAAGCCGGAAAGTTTTCTGCACTATCACCAGCAGCATCAGATGAGTGCCCCTCCGGTTCCGCACGGGGGATTCCTGCCGAGTTTGATCCAGCATACGCCGTTTTTGAACGGACACAATGTGCTGCTGCCAGAGTCGAGCCCGTACTTGTCACCGATGTTGGCCGTCCAGAATCAGCACATGTCCCCGGACGGGGGATACTCTTCACCGGGCAGTGCGGGTTCGGAGTACTTTGGAATGTCGTACCATGGTctgcagcagcatcagcagGCACAGACGGTTCCGCAGGAGTACGTGGCCAGCATGTCACCTTATGGGAATATGGTTCCCTCGGTGGAAGCGGACGCGGCTTCGATGGAACAGTCGATTAAACAGGAAGAGCAACAAGAAACACAACCGCTTTACGGTCAACAGTTGGAATATATCGTGCAGTCCGTTGACGAAAGCAAACCGATAATCCACGAAAACATTATGATTTGCCCACCGATGGACATGCAGCAAATCAATCACCAGGCCGAGGCCGAACCGATACAGTTCCACGTGCCAACTCCGGTTGCGCACCAGCCACAGGCCACCACAACCGTGGACATGAGCCATGACGAAATAGACCGACTCATCTACCGATCCCGGTACGGAGCTCCAGCGGAGAACCAACCGTCAGTACCGGCGCCCTCCACCCATCGGATAGTGGCCCGCGTAGACCTGGACTCGCCCAACTCATCGGAAGCGAGTGACGACCTACTCCCAACGACCCCAAACTCGGACCCAACCATCGCCCTGGACCCGCAGAATCGACGATCGGCCCGACCCAGCGTGATCGAGCACAGCAACTTCGAGTGCGATCAGTGCGGGAACTTCTTCGCCCGCCAGTGTGGCCTGACGCAGCACAAAAAGTGGATCCACTCGCCGCGGATGATCCCGTGCGAAAAATGTGGCAAAAAGTTCCTCACCTCCGAGGAGCTGGCCAAGCACATCGTCAAGCACAACCAGGTGGACAAGCCGCACAAGTGCCCGGTCTGTCCGAAGCAGTTCTGCCACAAGAACGACCTGCGGCGGCACATGTTCCGGCACTCGGAGAAGGTCCCGTTCACGTGCGGAATCTGCCACCGGGGCTTCATCCGGGCGGACCATCTGACGGCGCACGAGATTTCGCACGAACGGCGGCGGAAGATCAGCTCCAAGGCCGGCGGGACGAAGGGGGAGGCCGGGGGAaagaagcagaagaagaagCAGTAGGGAGGAGCAACGCGTGGGTTGTACATCAAGTAAGTACGGGAAAAGTGTTGTATAAAtaagataaacaaaaacatttagtGACAAATCCCAGAACTATTCAACTAAGTGCTATTTGAACAAACGATCCGacggaaatatatttttgtttttaagtaatttgatttattgataTATAcatagtttttgaaatttcaccCAGCTTTTTTCTACAGTTTTTAGAATTAGAACATTTACAGTATTTAAACTCAATACACTTTAGAATGTTCTGGTAACAAAAGACCACCATTCGGCTAAAGTCACCtttattcaataataaaaaaaacaacagcaactttagaattttccatttttaatattttatttaaacaaaaaatgtcttttttaatccagtatttttttgatcaatGATTCATTGGGATGCCGAATGAaagattttcttaattttcggtggatttttcaatctaaaaatcATTCTGAGACATATCAAAACTGATTGTTTTCGCTGATGCGCTATGATTAAATTCTTaataaaatatagattttatgagatatttttagaaaaatctaaactacgattttttgtacacttTTAACCTTTTAACATGCTTCACAGAAATGCTTCAACTTCAACAGTTTGTAACTTTTAATCACAGGGGTTTAGAGAGAttgtccagaagactttttcaTGTCTCCGCAAgatctttgaaaaattttggtcTTGTTCGTGCATATGCTTGGACCTATCTCAATTAAAGTTCATTCgattaaacaaacaaaatagtTGCTAattcatcataaaaaataaaccttAGTAATTAATGAAACGCAACATTTATAAGAAACAAAGAAATCGTTAACAATGAAGACCAGAAAGATGTTTGAATGCCTTTTAAAAGAGTCATacagttttttaaaatgtggtAAACCTTCACCCAAACAATCTCGCCAATCAACGATAATCATATTGACACTATTTATTTTGTCAAATGCAGCGAtgaaataatcatcatcaaaagaaaatcacgttcatcaagagaaataatccgaagggagcatggctcttctctctcgcgcacgGAAGATAGGTAAatggaatctaaaaaaatcatcatcttgatttttcggcagaacatctttttcactactacacttgcaagtgtgacgtcacacgtcgaaatatgacctgtcacattttgtagatgggcaatgtatgtaaataaatatttttaagtggtgctgacaaggaaattcacaaaaaatcatcaacaaattgattttcttggagaagttcgAGAGCGATTatattttgcgtgatttgcctcctctctctttcgcgggtgaagaaagttcgcaaccgaaattgattttttttgcgattattccatccctggtcaAATGGTACTCAACCAACCAAgtgaaatttaaacaaattcctTTACTCGTACTTTCAAAAGCAACTCGTTACAAGCTACTTTGTGCCAGTACATTTTAGAACAGATGTTCAAGCAATCAAAATGAAAGCACATTTTCGATAGGTTGTAATTGTAGTAGTTAAAAACGCAATAGAAAGtcacattattttttacagtttgTAAGGTATAGGAATCACTTTAATAAACtgagttttcatat from Culex quinquefasciatus strain JHB chromosome 3, VPISU_Cqui_1.0_pri_paternal, whole genome shotgun sequence includes:
- the LOC6044298 gene encoding zinc finger and BTB domain-containing protein 49, which produces MGTPEDSSPLWGTGQFSYPDFSRPSALSAWPENSSPAPSFDPYGARDTVDYAELKPESFLHYHQQHQMSAPPVPHGGFLPSLIQHTPFLNGHNVLLPESSPYLSPMLAVQNQHMSPDGGYSSPGSAGSEYFGMSYHGLQQHQQAQTVPQEYVASMSPYGNMVPSVEADAASMEQSIKQEEQQETQPLYGQQLEYIVQSVDESKPIIHENIMICPPMDMQQINHQAEAEPIQFHVPTPVAHQPQATTTVDMSHDEIDRLIYRSRYGAPAENQPSVPAPSTHRIVARVDLDSPNSSEASDDLLPTTPNSDPTIALDPQNRRSARPSVIEHSNFECDQCGNFFARQCGLTQHKKWIHSPRMIPCEKCGKKFLTSEELAKHIVKHNQVDKPHKCPVCPKQFCHKNDLRRHMFRHSEKVPFTCGICHRGFIRADHLTAHEISHERRRKISSKAGGTKGEAGGKKQKKKQ